The proteins below come from a single Crossiella sp. CA-258035 genomic window:
- a CDS encoding cellulase family glycosylhydrolase: MRLLRNRSICHRIGALLAGVTTLAASLTLVTANGASAEEQAPANAMAHVAAMQPGWNLGNTLDSTGEDETSWGNPRITQALLRNVKAQGFKSIRIPVTWTQHTGPAPDYPIKPAYLDRVKEVVGWALAEGLYVMANLHHDSWQWISTMPADRAGVLNRYNKLWIQLAAAFKGFSPTRLTLESVNEPQFTGSSGAAQNAELLHELNASFRDIVRRSGGNNARRLLVLPTLHTSSEQARLDELAASIRGFNDPNLIATVHYYGYWPFSVNVAGGTHFDATAQKDVTDSFDRVHNTFIARGVPVILGEYGLLGFDRHTGTIQQGEKLKFFEYLGHHARQRKITTMLWDNGQHLGRNSFQWSDPELWAQIKSSWRTRSATAATDQVFSARSSAVTAKTITLNLNGTSFTGLRHGNTELVRGRDYTVSGDQLTLTASAITRLSGSREYGVNAVLSARFANGLPWRINLVTHDQPILAAANGTTAAFAIPTTFRGDLLATMEAKYDDGSNAGPHDWTPFKEYDRAFAPNYAGNATTLTADFFAAVKDNARVTLTFHYWSGVKLTYHVTKSGSTVTGTTA, from the coding sequence TTGCGATTACTCAGAAACCGCTCGATCTGCCATCGGATCGGCGCACTGCTGGCCGGGGTCACGACCCTGGCCGCGAGCCTCACCCTGGTGACGGCGAACGGGGCCAGCGCCGAAGAACAGGCACCGGCCAACGCGATGGCACACGTGGCGGCGATGCAGCCCGGCTGGAACCTGGGCAACACCCTGGACTCCACCGGCGAGGACGAGACCTCCTGGGGCAACCCGCGGATCACCCAGGCGTTGCTGCGCAACGTGAAGGCGCAGGGCTTCAAGAGCATCCGCATCCCGGTGACCTGGACCCAGCACACCGGGCCCGCGCCGGACTACCCGATCAAGCCTGCCTACCTGGACCGGGTCAAGGAGGTCGTCGGCTGGGCGCTGGCCGAGGGCCTCTACGTGATGGCCAACCTGCACCACGACTCCTGGCAGTGGATCTCGACCATGCCGGCCGACCGCGCCGGTGTGCTCAACCGCTACAACAAGCTGTGGATCCAGCTGGCCGCCGCCTTCAAGGGTTTCTCCCCGACCAGGCTGACCCTGGAGAGCGTCAACGAGCCGCAGTTCACCGGCAGCTCGGGCGCGGCGCAGAACGCCGAGCTGCTGCACGAGCTCAACGCCTCCTTCCGGGACATCGTGCGCCGCTCCGGCGGCAACAACGCCCGGCGCCTGCTCGTGCTGCCCACCCTGCACACCTCTTCCGAGCAGGCGCGGCTGGACGAGCTGGCGGCCTCGATCCGCGGGTTCAACGACCCCAACCTGATCGCCACCGTGCACTACTACGGCTACTGGCCGTTCAGCGTGAACGTCGCGGGCGGCACGCACTTCGACGCCACCGCGCAGAAGGACGTCACCGACTCCTTCGACCGGGTGCACAACACCTTCATCGCGCGCGGCGTGCCGGTGATCCTCGGCGAGTACGGCCTGCTCGGCTTCGACCGGCACACCGGGACCATCCAGCAGGGCGAGAAGTTGAAGTTCTTCGAGTACCTCGGCCACCACGCGCGCCAGCGCAAGATCACCACGATGCTGTGGGACAACGGCCAGCACCTGGGCCGCAACTCCTTCCAGTGGAGCGATCCCGAGCTGTGGGCGCAGATCAAGTCGAGCTGGCGGACCCGCTCGGCCACCGCCGCCACCGACCAGGTGTTCAGCGCCCGGTCCAGCGCTGTCACCGCCAAGACGATCACGTTGAACCTCAACGGAACCTCGTTCACCGGGCTGCGCCACGGCAACACCGAACTGGTGCGCGGCCGGGACTACACCGTCTCCGGGGACCAGCTCACCCTGACCGCCTCGGCGATCACCAGGCTGAGCGGATCACGGGAGTACGGCGTCAACGCGGTGCTCTCGGCCCGCTTCGCCAACGGCCTGCCGTGGCGGATCAACCTCGTCACCCACGACCAGCCGATCCTGGCCGCTGCCAACGGAACCACGGCCGCCTTCGCCATCCCGACCACCTTCCGCGGTGACCTGCTGGCCACCATGGAGGCCAAGTACGACGACGGCAGCAACGCGGGCCCGCACGACTGGACCCCGTTCAAGGAGTACGACCGCGCGTTCGCGCCCAACTACGCCGGCAACGCCACCACCCTGACCGCGGACTTCTTCGCCGCGGTCAAGGACAACGCCAGGGTGACGCTGACCTTCCACTACTGGAGCGGCGTCAAGCTGACCTACCACGTCACCAAGTCGGGCAGCACGGTCACCGGCACGACGGCCTGA
- a CDS encoding SGNH/GDSL hydrolase family protein, producing the protein MEELSMHRYRSAAATALAAVLTATLSSAPAAAAAPLDQAHTAGRVTNSVQYTWPGVYFEGRFRGTGVGIVLNDTVNDYEVQVDGKTVATLVTPGRTTHWVRGLSNGPHRVRLVKRTESTWAAGEFGGFVAAPGGAILAKPPARARQVEFIGDSMTAGYGNMSTSRDCSATGGVSRNTNTDQSFGALTARALNADYQVNAQSGLGMVRNYNGGSPEITYRTFYDRALQHVPGDVWRNPSWRPQLVVVGLGANDFSTAINPGEQWTPERLVAAYKSAYHGFLDKLRARYGPGTTIVVSATAVSSTTTFADATGQVVQERNRKGDNRIRHWFYNDPALDRLGCDWHFSQRDHRLISGLLTNYLAKLPLGW; encoded by the coding sequence ATGGAGGAACTCAGCATGCACCGGTACCGATCAGCGGCAGCCACGGCCCTCGCCGCCGTGCTGACCGCGACCCTCAGCAGCGCCCCGGCTGCCGCGGCCGCGCCACTGGACCAGGCGCACACCGCGGGCCGGGTCACCAATTCCGTGCAGTACACCTGGCCCGGCGTCTACTTCGAAGGCCGCTTCCGCGGCACCGGAGTCGGCATCGTGCTCAACGACACGGTGAACGACTACGAGGTGCAGGTCGACGGCAAGACCGTCGCCACCCTGGTGACACCGGGCCGGACCACGCACTGGGTGCGCGGCCTGAGCAACGGCCCGCACCGCGTCCGGCTGGTCAAGCGCACCGAGAGCACCTGGGCCGCGGGGGAGTTCGGCGGTTTCGTGGCCGCGCCCGGCGGCGCGATCCTGGCAAAGCCGCCCGCGCGCGCCAGGCAGGTCGAGTTCATCGGCGACTCGATGACCGCGGGCTACGGCAACATGTCCACCTCGCGCGACTGCTCGGCCACCGGCGGCGTCAGCCGCAACACCAACACCGACCAGAGCTTCGGCGCGCTCACCGCCCGCGCCCTCAACGCCGACTACCAGGTCAACGCGCAGTCCGGCCTGGGCATGGTGCGCAACTACAACGGCGGTTCCCCGGAGATCACCTACCGCACCTTCTACGACCGCGCGCTGCAACACGTGCCCGGTGACGTGTGGCGCAACCCCTCCTGGCGACCGCAGCTGGTCGTGGTCGGCCTGGGCGCCAACGACTTCTCCACCGCGATCAACCCCGGCGAGCAGTGGACCCCGGAACGCCTGGTCGCGGCCTACAAGTCCGCCTACCACGGGTTCCTGGACAAGCTGCGGGCCCGCTACGGCCCCGGCACCACGATCGTGGTCAGCGCCACCGCGGTGTCCAGCACCACCACCTTCGCCGACGCCACCGGGCAGGTCGTGCAGGAGCGCAACCGCAAGGGGGACAACCGGATCCGCCACTGGTTCTACAACGACCCGGCGCTGGACCGCCTCGGCTGTGACTGGCACTTCTCCCAGCGCGACCACCGGCTGATCTCCGGCCTGCTCACCAACTACCTGGCCAAGCTGCCCCTGGGTTGGTGA